GACTGCCGTTCTACGCGCCCGACCCCGAGCGCTGCGCACGTGTCGCAGGCATCGCCGTCCGGCACGCTCGGCTGCGTCACCTTCCCGCGTCTGAGCGCCGTATCGCGCTTCTGCTGTCGGCCTACCCGACGAAGCATGCACGAATCGGCAACGCTGTCGGCCTCGACACCCCCCGCAGCCTTGTTCACCTGCTGAGGGCGCTCGGCGACGCCGGTTACCTGGTCGCCGACGACGTGCCGGGTCTCGGTGCGACCCCGGATGCTGACGATCCGGATGCACTTATGCACGCGTTGATCGACGCCGGAGGCCAGGACGCCGACTGGCTGACGGAGGACGCGCTGGCTGCGAATCCGATCCGAGTCGGGGCGGCCGACTACACACGCTGGTTCCAGACCCTGCCAGAAGGTCTCCGCGGAGCGGTCATCGAACACTGGGGTCCGCCGCCCGGCGAGCTCTTCGTCGACAGGTCGGCGAATCCGGAGGGCGACATAGTGATCGCCGCGATGACGTTCGGGAACATCGTCCTGCTGGTGCAGCCGCCCCGCGGCTTCGGCGAGAATCCCGTCGCGATTTACCACGACCCGGACCTGCCGCCGAGTCACCACTACCTGGCGAGCTACCGTTGGCTCGCATCTCGGGCCGACACCGACGGGTGGGGTTTCGGCGCCGACGCCGTTGTCCACGTCGGCAAACACGGCAACCTGGAATGGCTGCCCGGCAAGACCCTCGGCATGTCGGCGGACTGCGGCACCGATGCCGCGCTGGGTGACCTCCCACTGATCTACCCTTTCCTGGTCAACGACCCCGGCGAGGGCACTCAGGCGAAGCGTCGGGCGCACGCCGTGCTCGTCGACCATCTGATTCCGCCGATGGCCCGCGCCGAGTCGTACGGCGACATCTCCCGACTCGAACAGCTCCTCGACGAACACGCGAACATCTCCGCACTCGATCCGGGCAAGCTGCCGGCGATTCGACAGCAGATCTGGACCCTCCTGACCGCCGCGAAGATGGACGCCGACCTCGGCCTCGCGGAGCGCCCGGAGGAAGACGTGTTCGACGACATGCTCCTGCACGTCGACGGATGGCTCTGCGAGATCAAGGACGCCGCGATCCGCGACGGTCTCCACGTGCTCGGTCAGGCGCCTGACGCCGAGACCGAAGTGGACCTCGTCCTCGCCATGCTCCGGGCCCGCCAGCTGTGGGGTGGTTCGCAGAGCCTCCCGGGTCTGCGCGAAGCACTCGGTCTGGTCGAGAACGACTCGTCACGAGGTGACGTCGATCGTGTGGAGCAGATCGCTCGCGACCTCGTGTCGGCATGTGCAGCGGGCGACTGGTCTGTTGAGACCGTCACCGCGGCATCAGTCGGTCATCCGGTCGAGGTTGAGAAGATTCTCACCTTCGCCGCCACCGAAGTGATTCCCCGGCTCCGACAGACGAGTCGCGAGATCGACCAGGTGCTCCATGCGCTCGACGGCGGTTTCATCGAGGCGGGGCCAAGCGGTTCACCGCTCCGCGGCCTGATAAACGTGCTCCCGACTGGCCGGAACTTCTATTCCGTCGACCCCAAGGCGGTTCCCTCCCAGTTGGCCTTCGAGACCGGTCGCGCGATGGCCGACTCCCTCGTGGAGCGTTATCTCGCCGACCACGGTGAGTATCCGGCGTCTGTCGGACTGTCGGTCTGGGGGACCAGCGCGATGCGGACCTCGGGCGACGACGTCGGCGAGATCCTCGCTCTCCTCGGTGTGGCCCCCGTGTGGGACGAGATGTCCCGCCGCATCACGGGCGTCGAACTGGTACCGCTCGCCGAACTCGGACGGCCTCGCATCGACGTCACGATCCGGATCTCGGGGTTCTTCCGCGACGCCTTCTCACATGTGGTCACCATGCTCGACGACGCAGTGCGCCTCGCCGCCGACGCAGACGAGCCCGACTCCGACAACTTCGTGGCAGCACATGCTCGGGCGGCTGTCGCCGAGCACGGCGATGCACGACGCGCGACGACCCGGGTGTTCGGCTCCCGTCCTGGGACGTACGGTGCCGGGCTACTCCAGTTGATCGACTCGAAGCAGTGGCGTACCGACGACGACCTCGCGGCTGTCTACACCGAATGGGGCGGATACGCGTACGGCCGCGACCTCGACGGTGTCGCCGCTGTCGACGACATGCGTGCGGCGTACCGCCGGATCGCCGTCGCCGCGAAGAACACCGACACCCGCGAACACGACATCGCCGACTCGGACGACTACTTCCAGTTCCACGGCGGGATGATCGCCACGGTCCGATCCCTCACCGGGTCGAACCCCGAGGCCTACATCGGCGACTCGACCCGCCCCGACTCCGTACGCACTCGCACACTTCACGAGGAGACCTCACGGGTGTTTCGCGCCCGCGTGGTGAACCCCCGTTGGCTGTCGGCAATGCGACGCCACGGGTACAAGGGCGCTTTCGAGATGGCGGCGACGGTCGACTACCTGTTCGGTTACGACGCCACAACCGACGTCGTCGCCGACTGGATGTACGAACAGCTCACCGAGCAGTACGTTCTGGACGAGACCAACCGCGAGTTCCTGCAGCAGTCCAACCCCTGGGCCCTGCACGGGATCTCCGAGCGGCTCCTCGAAGCCGTGGAGCGCGACATGTGGCATGAGCCTCCCGCCGAACTCCTCGACGAACTCCGCCGCGTGTATCTCGACGCCGAAGGCGACATCGAGGAGCGCACTGAGAGCTGACGTGCCAGAGACGCGGGCTCGCCCTGAGCGAGCGGAGCGAGTCGAAGGGAACTCTTTTGTGGACGCAGGCGTTGTACGTACAGACAAGCGCACGTGACACGACAGTGTCCCAACGACGCACGAGGGAGACACGGACATGATCAGGCTTCTACTCGCGGGCTACGTCGTGGTGGAAATCGCGGCATTCGCAGCGTTGACCTACTTCCTCGGCTTCGGGTGGGCCTTGCTGATCACCCTGGGCGCCGCAGCAGTCGGCTTCTCTGTGCTGGGCCGCCGCGCTCGTGGACTCACCGCTGACCTGCGGCGAGCGTCCCGACGCGAACCGACAGACGGGGAACCTGCGTCCGACACAGCGCTGTTCGCCGGTGCAGCGTTGTTCACGATCCTTCCAGGTGTGGTCTCGACCGTTGTCGGACTTGTTCTTATGACACCACCGGTCCGCCGCATGCTTGCGCCTGCCGTTGAGCGGAGCCTCCTCCGGCGCACCTCGTTCATGGTGGCCGGAGTTCCCGGCGGAATGGGCCGTCGCTATGTGGACGGATCCGTCGAGGGCGACGTCGTCGACCAGACGTCCGATGTGGTCGACGTCACGCCGCGCAATCCAGACGGCAGCGTCTACATCGACCTGCCCCGGCTGCCGAAGTCGCCGGTCACCCAACCCTGACGGCAGGCCCGCCGACCCTTTGACACAATCGAGGGCGTGACCACACAGCTTCTGGTCGGCGGAATGGTCTATTCCTCGCCGGCCGTCCCCGATGCCACTGCATTCGCGATCACCGACGGCGTTGTCGTCTGGGTCGGGACCGACGATGTGGGTAGGGCACTCCACCCTGACGCAGAGGTGATCGACCTCGAAGGTCACTTCGTCGCACCGGCGTTCGTCGACTCGCACGTTCATCTGACTGACATGGGGCTTCGGCTGACCGGTCTAGACCTGACGGACGCCACGAGCCGCACCGACTGTCTCGATCGGCTCGCCGCGCACGTGGCCGACTCTGATCAGGCGATCGTCTGGGGTCTCGGCTGGGACGCGTCCACGTGGTCCGGCGATCAGCCTGACGACGACATGCCGCCCACCACCGCCGACATCGATCGGGTCGCCGGTGGGCGCCCCGTCTACCTGGCGCGTGTCGACGAGCATTCGGCAGCGGCTTCAAGTGCGCTTCGGGAGCTTGTGCACGGTATCGAGGCCGTCACCGGTTTTGATGCGCAAGGACCGCTGGTCGCAGACGCCCACCATCGTGTCCGTGCGGCGGCGCGTGCACTGATCACTCCCGAAGCCCGCCACGACGCGCAGATCAAGGCGCTCGATCACGCCGCGGCGCGCGGCGTCGTCGCCGTTCACGAGAACGGCGGTCCCGACATCAGCGGGGTGGACGACTTCCGCTCGCTCGCCGACCTCGAGCACGGTGTGACAGTCCGCCGGTATTGGGGTCAGCCGGTCAGCACGCTGGAGGAGGCACGCGCCGTGGTCTCCGCGATGGGTGCCGACGGGATCGGCGGTGACCTGTTCGTGGACGGCGCGCTGGGGTCACGCACCGCGTGGCTGAGCACGGAGTACAGCGATGCACCGGGTGAGTTCGGCGTGAGCTACCTCGACGAAGAGTCCGTCGCCAACCATCTGCGCGCGACCACACTCGCAGGTGTGCAGGCCGGGTTCCACGTGATCGGCGACGGCGCCGTCGCGGCTGTCGCGGCCGCGATGACCCTCGTCGCCGACGAACTGGGCACGCCCGCGCTCGCACGATGCGCCCATCGTCTCGAACACGCCGAGATGGTCACTACGGAGCAGGCCGAGGTGTTCGCACGATGCGGAGTGGTCGCGAGCATGCAGCCGCTGTTCGACGACGAATGGGGCGGCGACGACGCCCTGTACGTCAAGCGGCTCGGTGACCGGGCTCCGACGCTCAACAACTTCGCGGGCCTGGCAAAAGCGGGAGTAGCCCTAGCGTTCTCGAGTGACGCACCGGTCTGCGACATCGACCCGTGGGCGACCATTCGTGCCGCGGCGCACCACCACACGCCCACCAACGCGATCTCGCCCCGCGCCGCGTTCGCCGCCTGCACTCGTGGCGGCTGGCGCGCCGGAGGGATCAACGACGGGCTCACCGGCACGCTCGTGCCGGGTGCGCCCGCCCACTACGCGGTATGGGACGTCGACGAACTCGTCGTCGCCGCCTCTCATGCGGGCGTGCAGCGTTGGTCCACCGATCCCAGATCGCGTGTCCCGGCGCTCCCTGACGTCGCTCCCGGCGCGCGGCTGCCCGAATGCGTCCGGACAGTCGCTGCCGGAGTCACCATTTACGAGCGGCCGACTGCGTGAGGCTCCCCGGCTGGGCGTGGCGACTTCTCGGGGCGGCCGCGTCCGGCGGGCTGATGTACGCCGCGTTCCCACCGCGCAACCTGTGGTTCCTAGCTCCGCTGTCGCTCGCAGGGCTGTACGCGGTCCTGCGCGTCGGACGACCGCGGATCCGAATCGGCGCCCTGTCGGGGTTCGTCTTCGGCGTCGCGTTCTTCGTGCCGCTCCTGCCGTGGATCGGGGAATACGTCGGACCGTTGCCATGGCTTGCGTTGGCGGTTGTCATGGCGTTGTATCTCGCCGCATTCGGCGCAGTCGCGACCCTCACGATGCGACTGAGATACGCGCCCGTCTGGTTCGCCGTCGCCTGGGTCGGAGTCGAAGCGATCCGATCCTCTTTTCCCTTCGGTGGGTTTCCGTGGGGCCGGGCTGCATTCAGCCAGACCTCCGGCCTCCTGCTTCCGTTGACGTCTCTCGTCGGGGCGCCGGGGCTCTCATTCCTGGTCGCGATCGTCGGAGCCGGCGCGGGTGCTTGTGTCCTTGCGGTGATCGAGGTGAGGCAGGGGAGCGGCGGACGTCTGCGCCCGGCCGCGGGTGCCGCGGTGGTTGTCGTCTCATTGCTCGCGGGTG
This genomic window from Gordonia sp. PDNC005 contains:
- the cobN gene encoding cobaltochelatase subunit CobN, with translation MITLLSTSDTDLRTAATCGADYRVANPSRILLDEIPALIDGADLVVVRILGGRRAWEEGLDAVLAQQVPVIVLSGELNPDPDLMAMSTVPTGVAAQAHSYFVAGGHANLAAVHNFLSDTVLLTGLGFAPPVETPSWGILERTPSGSSSESSGSSSAVEMRVGVLYYRAQHLAGNTEYVDTLCTAIQSHGADAQAVFCASLRAADDDLIAHLGAFDALIVTVLAAGGTTPATAGAGGDDEAWNVERLAALDIPILQGLCLTSSRDDWASQDDGVSPLDVASQVAVPEFDGRIITVPFSFKEFDDNGLPFYAPDPERCARVAGIAVRHARLRHLPASERRIALLLSAYPTKHARIGNAVGLDTPRSLVHLLRALGDAGYLVADDVPGLGATPDADDPDALMHALIDAGGQDADWLTEDALAANPIRVGAADYTRWFQTLPEGLRGAVIEHWGPPPGELFVDRSANPEGDIVIAAMTFGNIVLLVQPPRGFGENPVAIYHDPDLPPSHHYLASYRWLASRADTDGWGFGADAVVHVGKHGNLEWLPGKTLGMSADCGTDAALGDLPLIYPFLVNDPGEGTQAKRRAHAVLVDHLIPPMARAESYGDISRLEQLLDEHANISALDPGKLPAIRQQIWTLLTAAKMDADLGLAERPEEDVFDDMLLHVDGWLCEIKDAAIRDGLHVLGQAPDAETEVDLVLAMLRARQLWGGSQSLPGLREALGLVENDSSRGDVDRVEQIARDLVSACAAGDWSVETVTAASVGHPVEVEKILTFAATEVIPRLRQTSREIDQVLHALDGGFIEAGPSGSPLRGLINVLPTGRNFYSVDPKAVPSQLAFETGRAMADSLVERYLADHGEYPASVGLSVWGTSAMRTSGDDVGEILALLGVAPVWDEMSRRITGVELVPLAELGRPRIDVTIRISGFFRDAFSHVVTMLDDAVRLAADADEPDSDNFVAAHARAAVAEHGDARRATTRVFGSRPGTYGAGLLQLIDSKQWRTDDDLAAVYTEWGGYAYGRDLDGVAAVDDMRAAYRRIAVAAKNTDTREHDIADSDDYFQFHGGMIATVRSLTGSNPEAYIGDSTRPDSVRTRTLHEETSRVFRARVVNPRWLSAMRRHGYKGAFEMAATVDYLFGYDATTDVVADWMYEQLTEQYVLDETNREFLQQSNPWALHGISERLLEAVERDMWHEPPAELLDELRRVYLDAEGDIEERTES
- a CDS encoding FxsA family protein; this translates as MIRLLLAGYVVVEIAAFAALTYFLGFGWALLITLGAAAVGFSVLGRRARGLTADLRRASRREPTDGEPASDTALFAGAALFTILPGVVSTVVGLVLMTPPVRRMLAPAVERSLLRRTSFMVAGVPGGMGRRYVDGSVEGDVVDQTSDVVDVTPRNPDGSVYIDLPRLPKSPVTQP
- a CDS encoding amidohydrolase; this encodes MTTQLLVGGMVYSSPAVPDATAFAITDGVVVWVGTDDVGRALHPDAEVIDLEGHFVAPAFVDSHVHLTDMGLRLTGLDLTDATSRTDCLDRLAAHVADSDQAIVWGLGWDASTWSGDQPDDDMPPTTADIDRVAGGRPVYLARVDEHSAAASSALRELVHGIEAVTGFDAQGPLVADAHHRVRAAARALITPEARHDAQIKALDHAAARGVVAVHENGGPDISGVDDFRSLADLEHGVTVRRYWGQPVSTLEEARAVVSAMGADGIGGDLFVDGALGSRTAWLSTEYSDAPGEFGVSYLDEESVANHLRATTLAGVQAGFHVIGDGAVAAVAAAMTLVADELGTPALARCAHRLEHAEMVTTEQAEVFARCGVVASMQPLFDDEWGGDDALYVKRLGDRAPTLNNFAGLAKAGVALAFSSDAPVCDIDPWATIRAAAHHHTPTNAISPRAAFAACTRGGWRAGGINDGLTGTLVPGAPAHYAVWDVDELVVAASHAGVQRWSTDPRSRVPALPDVAPGARLPECVRTVAAGVTIYERPTA